A single region of the Streptomyces sp. NBC_01262 genome encodes:
- a CDS encoding endonuclease/exonuclease/phosphatase family protein — MLPDLPASRSERDGSAVIRVLSYNVRSLRDDEAALARVIRACAPDLALIQEAPRFFRWRKAAARLARNTELVWVTGGATTTGPMILSSLRVHVERAEDLLLPHHPPLHRRGVATAVVRVGGARLSVLSCHLSLSAQERHAQAGLLLDRLAAMGEPHAVVGGDLNDRPDGRAFRRLTASLRDGWAMKPWGGEYTSVPERPHQRIDAVLTTPGIEVLGCGVPAGLPGITDADLRAATDHLPVLAALRVPPAEG; from the coding sequence GTGCTGCCAGACCTGCCCGCGTCCCGCTCGGAGCGCGACGGCTCCGCCGTCATCCGCGTGCTGAGCTACAACGTCCGCTCCCTGCGCGACGACGAGGCCGCCCTCGCCCGCGTGATCCGCGCCTGCGCGCCGGACCTCGCGCTCATTCAGGAGGCGCCGCGCTTCTTCCGATGGCGTAAGGCCGCGGCCCGCCTGGCGCGCAACACCGAGTTGGTGTGGGTGACGGGCGGGGCCACGACGACCGGCCCGATGATCCTCTCCTCGCTCCGGGTGCACGTGGAGCGGGCCGAGGATCTGCTGCTGCCGCACCACCCCCCGCTGCACCGGCGGGGGGTGGCCACCGCCGTCGTCCGGGTCGGCGGGGCCCGGCTCTCCGTGCTGAGCTGCCATCTCAGCCTCTCCGCCCAAGAACGTCATGCGCAGGCCGGACTGCTCCTCGACCGCCTCGCCGCGATGGGCGAACCGCATGCCGTGGTCGGCGGCGACCTCAACGACCGCCCGGACGGCCGGGCCTTCCGCCGCCTCACCGCATCACTCCGGGACGGCTGGGCCATGAAGCCGTGGGGCGGCGAATACACCTCCGTCCCGGAGCGGCCGCACCAGCGCATCGACGCGGTCCTCACGACACCGGGGATCGAGGTGCTGGGGTGCGGGGTCCCGGCGGGGCTGCCCGGCATCACGGACGCGGACCTGAGGGCGGCGACGGATCACTTGCCAGTGCTGGCCGCGTTGCGCGTGCCGCCCGCTGAAGGCTGA